In Nicotiana tabacum cultivar K326 chromosome 19, ASM71507v2, whole genome shotgun sequence, one DNA window encodes the following:
- the LOC107819582 gene encoding uncharacterized protein LOC107819582, with protein MAPKIGSIPFKFDLELRFHHQDKIKKECVSKTGGRGRDKSFSKRSSKRIKTCQEDELQKLIIVEVEAKPFQVVVGGNVGEEEKEKENEEEIEKENKEETWNVLRGNAREEETEKEKEEETEKEEEEETRKVREQKANVDLPRDDTY; from the exons ATGGCTCCAAAAATCGGCTCCATTCcatttaaatttgatttggagttGAGATTCCATCATCAAg ataaaataaaaaaggaatgtGTGTCAAAGACAGGTGGAAGAGGAAGAGATAAATCTTTTTCCAAAAGATCTAGCAAAAGAATTAAGACATGTCAAGAGGATGAACtacaaaaattaattatagtTGAAGTGGAAGCCAAACCTTTTCAGGTAGTAGTAGGAGGAAatgttggagaagaagaaaaagagaaagaaaatgaagagGAAATTGAGAAAGAGAATAAAGAGGAAACATGGAATGTACTACGAGGGAATGCTAGAGAAGAAGaaacagagaaagaaaaagaagaggaaacagaaaaggaagaagaagaggaaacaaGGAAAGTAAGAGAACAAAAGGCAAATGTTGATCTTCCGCGAGATGACACATATTGA
- the LOC107819581 gene encoding B3 domain-containing transcription factor VRN1-like has protein sequence MTLACMVNALFSANFSTGKSLISANAVRMEPRTYSYSSASFYVIVEPSVIDDGQLRMPDPFVQEHGDELLDTVKLIVPTDDFWGVSVKKAGKMIWLHDGWREFMEHYSIGCWYFLLFKYGKNSHFDVHIFDLNATEIDYQCKDHGNAKLGAISQSLSYGKEIICYVGDDKDDESSVEIVDPLVTEQGPESSAKSSGAKRHKIASGRSKFRHWEEFRSNKLHDEGQVSNEKNLNISGDSNLTKPLMGKLVQQNMDTPIYSSAVTGGVANPNNAQEGNKNDILQLNENTRKSFTGQQWEKPVGRGRPHKIGRAKATEMNTAIIAAKMFKPENPYFMQILVEYNIVRNCILNIPADFVREYMPKTSELIELQDSAGNKWKARCNRRRMQLFLSGGWFKFVRDNGLLVGDVCVFELIKDLQTDELMLKVHIFRSRVEENSTNLQTSSVSEPTLSIGKNCLQFNESKHTGTSDAFGPVSSNRSNCKNDTKKSFTGQQQEKSVGRGKPYNPRKRGRPRAAEANMATNAAKMLMPANPYFMTILGVYNIVRNYILYIPPEFVRDYMPKTSVPVELQDSDGNKWNTHWVRRKTLMFLSKGWVKFVRDNDLLVGDTCVFELINDIQADELMLKVHIFRATRKKNQQIDTLVAI, from the exons ATGACACTTGCCTGCATGGTCAATGCTCTTTTCTCTGCCAATTTCTCAACCGGAAAATCGTTAATTAGTGCAAACGCCGTGAGGATGGAACCCAGAACCTACTCCTACTCGTCCGCCAGTTTCTACGTGATCGTCGAGCCTTCCGTCATTGATGACGGCCAACTT CGCATGCCAGATCCCTTTGTCCAGGAACATGGAGATGAACTCCTTGACACTGTCAAGCTTATTGTTCCGACTGATGATTTTTGGGGCGTGAGTGTGAAGAAGGCTGGTAAAATGATTTGGCTTCATGATGGTTGGCGAGAATTTATGGAACATTATTCTATCGGGTGCTGGTACTTTTTACTCTTCAAATATGGGAAGAACTCGCATTTTGATGTTCACATATTTGACCTCAACGCTACTGAGATTGATTATCAGTGTAAGGATCATGGTAATGCTAAATTAGGTGCCATTAGTCAGAGCCTGTCTTACGGGAAGGAAATAATCTGCTATGTTGGTGATGATAAAGATGACGAGAGCTCTGTTGAAATTGTGGATCCCTTGGTAACCGAGCAAGGACCAGAGAGTTCAGCTAAGTCATCTGGAGCCAAAAGACATAAAATTGCATCCGGAAGGAGTAAATTTCGGCATTGGGAAGAGTTCAGATCAAACAAATTGCATGACGAGGGACAGGTGTCAAATGAAAAGAATTTAAACATTTCGGGCGATAGCAATTTAACGAAGCCACTCATGGGCAAATTAGTTCAGCAGAATATGGATACTCCTATATATTCTTCAGCTGTAACTGGAGGTGTGGCTAATCCAAACAATGCACAAGAGGGAAATAAAAACGATATACTTCAGTTGAATGAAA ATACAAGAAAATCATTCACAGGCCAGCAATGGGAGAAACCTGTTGGGCGTGGAAGGCCTCACAAAATAGGACGAGCAAAAGCAACAGAAATGAACACGGCCATTATTGCCGCCAAAATGTTCAAGCCGGAAAATCCTTACTTCATGCAGATTCTTGTAGAATATAACATAGTACGAAACTGTATTCTG AATATACCAGCTGATTTTGTCCGAGAGTATATGCCAAAGACGTCAGAACTAATTGAACTTCAAGATTCTGCTGGAAATAAGTGGAAAGCTCGTTGCAATAGGAGGAGAATGCAGCTGTTTTTAAGTGGGGGATGGTTTAAATTTGTTAGGGATAATGGTTTATTGGTAGGAGATGTTTGTGTCTTTGAGTTGATCAAGGACCTTCAGACTGATGAACTTATGCTGAAGGTGCACATATTTCGCTCTAGGGTGGAAGAAAATTCAACAAACTTACAAACTAGTAGCGTATCTGAACCAACACTATCTATTGGAAAAAACTGTCTTCAGTTCAATGAAAGTAAGCATACGGGGACTTCAGATGCATTCGGACCTGTATCTTCAAATAGAAGCAATTGCAAGAACG ATACAAAGAAATCATTCACCGGCCAGCAACAGGAGAAATCTGTAGGGCGGGGAAAGCCTTATAATCCTCGCAAAAGAGGGCGACCAAGGGCTGCAGAAGCAAACATGGCCACTAATGCTGCCAAAATGTTAATGCCAGCAAATCCTTACTTCATGACGATTCTTGGAGTATATAATATAGTACGGAACTATATTCTG TATATACCACCTGAATTTGTTCGAGATTATATGCCAAAGACTTCAGTACCAGTTGAACTTCAAGATTCTGATGGCAATAAGTGGAATACGCATTGGGTTAGGAGGAAAACGTTAATGTTTCTAAGCAAAGGATGGGtgaaatttgttagagataatgaTTTACTTGTAGGAGATACTTGTGTCTTTGAGTTGATCAACGACATTCAGGCTGATGAACTTATGTTGAAGGTGCATATATTTCGTGCTACACGTAAGAAAAATCAACAAATTGACACACTTGTAGCTATCTGA
- the LOC107819584 gene encoding B3 domain-containing protein At5g60140, protein MDDAKKMEKGFFKFFYPENSSQKLKIPTAFTEYKNGKLPKRISLRDRFGNVWPIELAKKGRDLYFQDGWVKFIEDNSLEFGDFLIFDYDGSGVFDFKLLGKTACEKKGAGVAVKVEEEEMINIAHRKSEKPKGKKYLASDSISSSSSSYGDEDEEYMVEEEQEDEEEEYEEETNGKAIVICKKKAPCSKGSYVEEEKEDDDEDEEEEYEEDEEETEEEEKNNEKARMLKKKALCSKGVFKRATTIKRRDVPDQYGAEIFRSGRATQPKNPYFVAKIRAKRRDQLYVPVDVVRDYNLELPPKMFFRDSEGRKFETEVNIWKDGRIWLKKGWRKICRWNLVEKEDRCICEFMRGKANEVLYLQVTLVKAGGVSNPVK, encoded by the exons ATGGATGATGCTAAGAAGATGGAAAAGGGCTTCTTCAAATTCTTCTACCCAGAGAACAGCTCCCAGAAGCTG AAAATCCCCACGGCTTTTACGGAGTACAAGAATGGGAAGCTACCTAAAAGGATTTCCCTTAGGGATCGATTTGGGAATGTATGGCCAATTGAACTGGCAAAAAAAGGCCGAGACCTTTATTTCCAAGATGGATGGGTGAAATTCATTGAGGACAATAGTTTGGAGTTTggagattttttgatttttgactaCGATGGGAGTGgtgtatttgatttcaaattaCTTGGAAAAACTGCATGTGAAAAGAAAGGAGCTGGAGTGGCGGTGAAAGTGGAGGAGGAAGAAATGATCAATATTGCACATCGAAAGAGTGAAAAGccaaaagggaagaaatatttGGCCAGTGATAGCATTAGTTCTAGTTCTTCTTCTTATGGAGATGAGGATGAGGAATACATGgtagaagaagaacaagaagacgAGGAAGAGGAATATGAAGAAGAAACAAATGGAAAGGCAATAGTAATATGCAAGAAAAAAGCGCCATGTTCAAAAGGTAGTTACGtggaagaggaaaaagaagatgatgatgaggatgaggaggaggaatatgaagaagatgaggaagaaaCTGAGGAGgaagaaaaaaataatgaaaaggcAAGAATGTTAAAGAAAAAGGCGCTATGTTCAAAAG GTGTATTCAAAAGAGCCACTACTATCAAGAGGAGGGATGTCCCTGACCAATATGGTGCGGAGATTTTCAGAAGTGGACGTGCGACTCAGCCTAAAAATCCTTACTTTGTTGCGAAAATACGAGCAAAAAGAAGAGATCAACTG TACGTCCCAGTTGATGTGGTGAGAGACTACAACCTTGAACTTCCTCCAAAAATGTTCTTTCGTGATTCTGAGGGGAGAAAATTTGAAACAGAGGTCAATATTTGGAAGGATGGTAGGATATGGCTCAAAAAAGGATGGCGCAAAATATGCAGATGGAATCTTGTTGAAAAAGAAGACAGATGCATCTGTGAGTTTATGAGAGGAAAAGCCAATGAAGTCCTTTATTTACAGGTTACTCTTGTCAAAGCAGGAGGAGTTTCCAATCCTGTCAAATAG
- the LOC107819586 gene encoding uncharacterized protein LOC107819586, translated as MATMTTFSAATVSSPAILGTRMSSQKRTKVNYISGLNSFGGLKANNNVASLGLPMCTEQSFAKIVSSLKTPSQAKGGALSSTCSVAGEIFRIASIIPGLVLVGVAVGFVLLRIEATVEEAD; from the coding sequence ATGGCAACAATGACAACATTCTCTGCAGCAACAGTAAGTTCACCAGCCATTCTAGGTACAAGGATGTCTTCCCAGAAAAGAACCAAAGTGAATTACATTAGTGGATTGAACTCATTTGGAGGACTAAAGGCAAATAACAATGTTGCCTCATTAGGCCTTCCTATGTGCACTGAGCAGTCTTTTGCAAAGATTGTTAGCTCATTGAAAACTCCATCACAAGCCAAAGGTGGAGCTCTGTCTTCAACCTGCAGTGTTGCTGGTGAGATTTTCAGGATTGCTTCCATCATTCCTGGCTTGGTTCTTGTTGGAGTTGCTGTTGGTTTTGTCCTCCTCCGGATTGAAGCTACTGTAGAGGAAGCTGATTGA
- the LOC107819585 gene encoding uncharacterized protein LOC107819585 — protein MTRFSSRSRCSYPLLVCSLVGFFILLHFSSLGSYRGSQDGQIREGTNTNLQPFIHGYEELEEIKIPQQRGSQSSEANVLIDEFLDKSSKLRHNFFPDRRTSIDPRKNTEDDSFYYYPGRIWLDTDGHPIQAHGGGILYDKRSRMYYWYGEYKNGPTYRAPGKNIARVDIIGVGCYSSKDLWTWKNEGIVLAAEEMDEAHDLHKSKVLERPKVIYNEKTGKYVMWMHIDYANYTKASVGIAISNSPTGPFRYLYSKRPHGFESRDMTLFKDDDGKAYVIYSSVHNKELHIGLLDQDYVDVTNVMSRVLVGQYREAPALFKHKGTYYMITSGCSGWAPNEALTHVAESIMGPWVTIGNPCIGANKVFQVTTFFAQSTYVLPISPGSFIFMADRWNPDDLGESRYVWLPLTVEEEASSWRQRVSIFWHKRWKLLKSLA, from the coding sequence ATGACTCGATTCTCGTCAAGAAGCAGATGCTCATACCCTTTACTGGTTTGTAGCTTGGTGGGGTTCTTTATTCTGCTTCATTTCTCATCCTTGGGTAGTTACAGAGGTTCTCAAGATGGGCAGATCCGAGAAGGGACGAATACAAATCTTCAGCCCTTTATTCATGGATATGAAGAGTTGGAGGAGATCAAAATTCCTCAGCAAAGAGGAAGCCAATCTTCAGAAGCCAATGTCCTAATTGATGAATTCCTTGATAAGTCTTCTAAACTCAGGCACAATTTCTTTCCTGACCGGAGAACTAGCATAGACCCTCGAAAGAATACTGAAGATGACAGCTTTTACTATTATCCCGGGAGAATATGGCTAGATACTGATGGACATCCTATTCAAGCTCATGGTGGTGGAATTCTTTATGATAAAAGATCAAGAATGTACTATTGGTATGGCGAGTACAAGAATGGTCCTACTTATCGAGCCCCTGGGAAGAACATAGCTCGAGTAGACATAATTGGTGTTGGCTGCTACTCTTCTAAAGATTTATGGACTTGGAAGAATGAGGGTATTGTATTAGCCGCGGAGGAAATGGATGAGGCTCATGACCTTCACAAGTCTAAAGTGTTAGAGAGGCCTAAAGTGATATACAATGAGAAGACAGGTAAATATGTAATGTGGATGCATATTGATTATGCTAACTATACCAAAGCCTCTGTTGGCATTGCTATAAGCAATTCCCCTACTGGTCCTTTTCGATATCTATATAGTAAAAGGCCTCATGGTTTTGAAAGCAGGGACATGACTCTGTTCAAAGATGATGATGGAAAGGCATATGTCATTTACTCCTCTGTTCACAACAAGGAGCTTCATATTGGTCTTCTTGATCAAGATTATGTTGATGTTACTAATGTTATGTCAAGGGTTCTTGTAGGACAGTATAGGGAGGCTCCGGCTTTGTTCAAGCACAAAGGAACTTACTACATGATCACATCAGGGTGCAGTGGTTGGGCACCAAATGAGGCGCTGACTCATGTGGCTGAATCAATTATGGGACCATGGGTGACTATAGGCAACCCATGTATAGGTGCAAACAAAGTTTTTCAAGTCACTACATTCTTTGCTCAGAGCACATATGTGCTCCCTATTTCTCCTGGTTCGTTTATTTTCATGGCTGATCGATGGAATCCAGACGACTTGGGTGAGTCTAGGTATGTATGGCTTCCTTTAACTGTGGAGGAAGAAGCTAGCAGTTGGCGACAAAGAGTATCTATCTTTTGGCATAAAAGATGGAAGCTTCTTAAAAGTCTAGCTTAG
- the LOC107819587 gene encoding uncharacterized protein LOC107819587, protein MRSVNALRSSKVYSLSLRHFSTLTISKSKKSAPSPPPTLPITADTLRDSITSSQWQFIKHISGELKPTLISNALPNLRSSPDRVLTFIENISPNCLDITCYSLAISILSRLPSPKQATHLLKRVISARVATHKEFFDGLVSAREKLEIKSSIVLDLLVRAYCELKKGEEALKCFYLMKQKGILPKIETCNDLLSLFNKLNMTHLSWIVYAEMFRMKISSTVCTFNIIINVLCKEGKLKKAKEFIENMQCLGVKPNLISYNTVIHGYCSKGDVEGANKFFETMTVKGIEPDSYTFNSLISGMVKEGREKEMSSLLEKMKSFGLTPTAVTYNTLIDSCCNKGDFEKAFFYRDEMVKIGVVPSVTTYNLLIHALFLDGRMAETDDLVKEMAEKRVLHDGITYNILINGYCRAGNAKKAFKFYDEMLSRGLQPTIVTYTSLIKVLGKRNRMKEADDLVVEILRKGIFPDLIMFNALIDGHCASGNVVRAFDILKEMNKMNIQPDEVTYNCLMQGYCKESKVEEACALLEEMKGRGIKPDHISYNTLISGYSKRGDMDDAFKVRDAMLSAGFNPTLLTYNALIQGLCKKQEGVLAEELLKEMVSKGITPDDSTYLALIEGIGDVDSFLGRKDPS, encoded by the coding sequence ATGAGAAGTGTCAACGCTCTCAGAAGCTCCAAGGTTTATTCACTCTCACTCCGCCATTTCTCTACACTTACTATCTCCAAATCCAAAAAATCTGCCCCTTCTCCTCCTCCCACACTTCCCATCACTGCGGATACGCTACGAGATTCAATCACTTCTTCTCAGtggcaattcatcaaacacatttcAGGCGAACTAAAACCCACCTTAATTTCAAACGCCCTTCCTAACCTTCGTTCATCTCCGGACCGTGTACTCACTTTCATCGAAAATATCAGCCCCAATTGCTTAGACATTACCTGTTATAGCCTCGCTATTTCCATACTCTCTCGTCTCCCCTCGCCTAAACAAGCCACACACCTTCTCAAGCGAGTGATCAGTGCACGCGTCGCAACGCATAAGGAGTTTTTTGATGGACTTGTGAGTGCTCGGGAGAAGCTGGAAATAAAGAGCTCAATTGTGTTGGATTTGCTTGTAAGGGCGTATTGTGAATTGAAGAAAGGCGAGGAGGCGTTAAAGTGCTTTTATTTAATGAAACAGAAGGGAATTTTGCCCAAGATTGAAACTTGTAATGATTTATTGAGTCTTTTTAATAAATTGAATATGACCCATTTATCCTGGATTGTGTATGCTGAAATGTTTAGGATGAAGATTAGTTCGACTGTATGTACGTTTAATATAATAATCAATGTTCTATGTAAAGAAGGCAAGTTGAAGAAGGCAAAGGAGTTCATTGAAAACATGCAGTGTTTAGGGGTTAAGCCGAATTTAATATCGTATAATACTGTGATTCATGGTTATTGTTCGAAGGGGGATGTTGAAGGAGCAAATAAGTTTTTCGAGACGATGACAGTAAAAGGAATTGAGCCTGATTCGTATACGTTTAATTCTCTAATCAGTGGGATGGTGAAGGAAGGGAGGGAAAAGGAGATGTCTTCATTGTTAGAGAAAATGAAGTCGTTCGGGTTGACCCCTACAGCTGTGACTTACAATACTCTGATAGATTCATGCTGCAATAAAGGGGACTTTGAAAAGGCATTCTTTTATAGGGATGAGATGGTTAAGATTGGGGTTGTGCCGAGTGTTACTACCTATAACTTGTTGATCCATGCATTGTTTCTTGATGGCAGAATGGCGGAAACTGATGATTTGGTGAAAGAGATGGCAGAGAAGAGAGTACTCCATGATGGTATTACGTATAACATATTGATCAATGGCTATTGCAGGGCGGGGAATGCAAAGAAGGCATTTAAGTTCTATGATGAAATGTTGAGTAGGGGTCTTCAACCAACGATTGTCACTTATACATCACTTATCAAAGTCTTGGGCAAAAGGAATCGGATGAAAGAAGCAGATGATTTGGTTGTTGAAATATTGCGGAAAGGGATATTCCCAGATCTAATTATGTTCAATGCATTGATTGATGGCCATTGTGCCAGTGGTAACGTTGTGCGTGCTTTTGATATACTGAAGGAGATGAATAAAATGAACATTCAGCCTGATGAAGTTACCTACAATTGTCTGATGCAAGGGTATTGTAAAGAGAGTAAAGTTGAAGAAGCTTGTGCTCTTCTCGAGGAGATGAAGGGAAGAGGAATTAAACCTGATCATATCAGCTATAACACTCTAATCAGTGGGTATAGTAAGAGAGGTGACATGGATGATGCATTCAAAGTTCGTGATGCCATGTTAAGTGCAGGTTTTAACCCTACTCTTCTCACTTACAATGCTCTCATACAAGGTTTATGCAAAAAACAGGAAGGTGTACTTGCTGAGGAACTTCTCAAAGAAATGGTTAGTAAAGGCATTACCCCTGATGATAGCACTTATCTTGCTCTGATTGAAGGGATTGGTGACGTTGATAGTTTCTTGGGGAGAAAAGATCCATCATAA